In Pelecanus crispus isolate bPelCri1 chromosome 16, bPelCri1.pri, whole genome shotgun sequence, the following proteins share a genomic window:
- the LCK gene encoding tyrosine-protein kinase Lck isoform X4, whose translation MGCCCSSDYDEDWIENIDICEHCKYPIEPDSKRQRLIRNGSEVQDPLVTYEATSPPCSPLQDKLVVALYNYEPMHDGDLGLQKGEKLRILEESGEWWKAQSLTTGQEGLIPYNFVALVNSLEPEPWFFKNISRKDAERQLLASGNTHGSFLIRESETSKGSYSLSVRDFDQNQGETVKHYKIRNMDNGGYYISPRVTFSSLHELVEYYTRFYNGHTKVAIKNLKQGSMSPSAFLAEANLMKNLQHPRLVRLYAVVTKEPIYIITEYMEKGSLVDFLKTSEGIKLSINKLLDMAAQIAEGMAFIEAKNYIHRDLRAANILVSDTLCCKIADFGLARLIEDNEYTAREGAKFPIKWTAPEAINYGTFTIKSDVWSFGILLTEIVTYGRIPYPGMTNPEVIQNLERGYRMPQPDNCPQELYELMMQCWKERPEERPTFEYMKSVLEDFFTATEGQYQQQP comes from the exons atgggctgctgctgcagctcggACTACGATGAGGACTGGATTGAGAACATCGACATTTGTGAGCACTGCAAATACCCCATCGAGCCCGACAGCAAGCGCCAG AGGCTGATCCGCAACGGCTCCGAGGTGCAAGACCCCTTGGTGACCTACGAGGCCACGTCTCCGCCGTGCTCCCCCCTGCAAG ACAAGCTGGTGGTGGCCCTATACAACTACGAGCCCATGCATGATGGGGACCTGGGGCTGCAGAAAGGCGAGAAGCTCCGCATCCTGGAAGA GAGTGGGGAGTGGTGGAAGGCGCAGTCGCTCACCACCGGCCAGGAGGGTTTGATCCCCTACAACTTCGTGGCCCTGGTGAACAGCCTGGAGCCCGAGCC gtgGTTCTTCAAAAACATCAGCCGCAAGGATGCGGAGCGGCAGCTCCTGGCATCGGGCAACACGCACGGCTCCTTCCTCATTCGGGAGAGCGAGACCTCCAAAG gctcCTACTCACTGTCAGTGAGGGACTTCGACCAGAACCAGGGTGAGACGGTGAAGCACTACAAGATCCGCAACATGGACAACGGGGGGTACTACATCTCCCCCCGTGTCACCTTCAGCAGCTTGCACGAGCTGGTGGAGTATTACACAC GCTTCTACAACGGCCACACCAAGGTGGCCATCAAAAACCTGAAGCAGGGCAGCATGTCACCCAGTGCCTTCCTGGCGGAGGCCAACCTCATGAAGAACCTGCAGCACCCGCGGCTGGTGCGGCTCTACGCCGTGGTGACGAAGGAGCCCATCTACATCATCACGGAGTACATGGAGAAGG GCAGCCTCGTGGACTTCCTCAAGACCTCGGAAGGAATCAAGCTCAGCATCAACAAACTGCTGGACATGGCTGCGCAG ATCGCCGAAGGCATGGCCTTCATCGAGGCCAAGAACTACATCCACCGCGACCTGCGGGCTGCCAACATCCTCGTGTCGGACACCCTGTGCTGCAAAATCGCCGACTTCGGGCTGGCCCGCCTCATCGAGGACAATGAGTACACGGCTCGCGAGG GGGCTAAATTCCCCATTAAGTGGACGGCGCCGGAGGCTATTAATTACGGGACATTCACGATCAAGTCCGATGTCTGGTCATTCGGCATCTTGCTCACGGAGATCGTCACCTACGGCCGGATCCCGTATCCAG GGATGACCAACCCCGAGGTGATACAGAACCTGGAGCGCGGCTACCGCATGCCGCAGCCGGACAACTGCCCACAGGAGCTGTACGAACTGATGATGCAGTGCTGGAAGGAGAGGCCCGAGGAACGTCCCACCTTCGAGTACATGAAGAGCGTGCTGGAGGACTTCTTCACCGCCACCGAGGGCCAGTACCAGCAGCAGCCATGA
- the LCK gene encoding tyrosine-protein kinase Lck isoform X3: protein MGCCCSSDYDEDWIENIDICEHCKYPIEPDSKRQVQDPLVTYEATSPPCSPLQDKLVVALYNYEPMHDGDLGLQKGEKLRILEESGEWWKAQSLTTGQEGLIPYNFVALVNSLEPEPWFFKNISRKDAERQLLASGNTHGSFLIRESETSKGSYSLSVRDFDQNQGETVKHYKIRNMDNGGYYISPRVTFSSLHELVEYYTRSSDGLCTRLGKPCQTQKPQKPWWQDEWEVPRESLKLVEKLGAGQFGEVWMGFYNGHTKVAIKNLKQGSMSPSAFLAEANLMKNLQHPRLVRLYAVVTKEPIYIITEYMEKGSLVDFLKTSEGIKLSINKLLDMAAQIAEGMAFIEAKNYIHRDLRAANILVSDTLCCKIADFGLARLIEDNEYTAREGAKFPIKWTAPEAINYGTFTIKSDVWSFGILLTEIVTYGRIPYPGMTNPEVIQNLERGYRMPQPDNCPQELYELMMQCWKERPEERPTFEYMKSVLEDFFTATEGQYQQQP, encoded by the exons atgggctgctgctgcagctcggACTACGATGAGGACTGGATTGAGAACATCGACATTTGTGAGCACTGCAAATACCCCATCGAGCCCGACAGCAAGCGCCAG GTGCAAGACCCCTTGGTGACCTACGAGGCCACGTCTCCGCCGTGCTCCCCCCTGCAAG ACAAGCTGGTGGTGGCCCTATACAACTACGAGCCCATGCATGATGGGGACCTGGGGCTGCAGAAAGGCGAGAAGCTCCGCATCCTGGAAGA GAGTGGGGAGTGGTGGAAGGCGCAGTCGCTCACCACCGGCCAGGAGGGTTTGATCCCCTACAACTTCGTGGCCCTGGTGAACAGCCTGGAGCCCGAGCC gtgGTTCTTCAAAAACATCAGCCGCAAGGATGCGGAGCGGCAGCTCCTGGCATCGGGCAACACGCACGGCTCCTTCCTCATTCGGGAGAGCGAGACCTCCAAAG gctcCTACTCACTGTCAGTGAGGGACTTCGACCAGAACCAGGGTGAGACGGTGAAGCACTACAAGATCCGCAACATGGACAACGGGGGGTACTACATCTCCCCCCGTGTCACCTTCAGCAGCTTGCACGAGCTGGTGGAGTATTACACAC GCAGCTCCGACGGGCTGTGCACCCGCCTCGGCAAACCCTGCCAGACCCAGAAGCCGCAGAAGCCGTGGTGGCAGGACGAGTGGGAGGTGCCGCGGGAGTCGCTGAAGCTGGTGGAGAAGCTGGGAGCGGGGCAGTTTGGAGAAGTCTGGATGG GCTTCTACAACGGCCACACCAAGGTGGCCATCAAAAACCTGAAGCAGGGCAGCATGTCACCCAGTGCCTTCCTGGCGGAGGCCAACCTCATGAAGAACCTGCAGCACCCGCGGCTGGTGCGGCTCTACGCCGTGGTGACGAAGGAGCCCATCTACATCATCACGGAGTACATGGAGAAGG GCAGCCTCGTGGACTTCCTCAAGACCTCGGAAGGAATCAAGCTCAGCATCAACAAACTGCTGGACATGGCTGCGCAG ATCGCCGAAGGCATGGCCTTCATCGAGGCCAAGAACTACATCCACCGCGACCTGCGGGCTGCCAACATCCTCGTGTCGGACACCCTGTGCTGCAAAATCGCCGACTTCGGGCTGGCCCGCCTCATCGAGGACAATGAGTACACGGCTCGCGAGG GGGCTAAATTCCCCATTAAGTGGACGGCGCCGGAGGCTATTAATTACGGGACATTCACGATCAAGTCCGATGTCTGGTCATTCGGCATCTTGCTCACGGAGATCGTCACCTACGGCCGGATCCCGTATCCAG GGATGACCAACCCCGAGGTGATACAGAACCTGGAGCGCGGCTACCGCATGCCGCAGCCGGACAACTGCCCACAGGAGCTGTACGAACTGATGATGCAGTGCTGGAAGGAGAGGCCCGAGGAACGTCCCACCTTCGAGTACATGAAGAGCGTGCTGGAGGACTTCTTCACCGCCACCGAGGGCCAGTACCAGCAGCAGCCATGA
- the LCK gene encoding tyrosine-protein kinase Lck isoform X2, with protein sequence MGCCCSSDYDEDWIENIDICEHCKYPIEPDSKRQRLIRNGSEVQDPLVTYEATSPPCSPLQDKLVVALYNYEPMHDGDLGLQKGEKLRILEESGEWWKAQSLTTGQEGLIPYNFVALVNSLEPEPWFFKNISRKDAERQLLASGNTHGSFLIRESETSKGSYSLSVRDFDQNQGETVKHYKIRNMDNGGYYISPRVTFSSLHELVEYYTRSSDGLCTRLGKPCQTQKPQKPWWQDEWEVPRESLKLVEKLGAGQFGEVWMGFYNGHTKVAIKNLKQGSMSPSAFLAEANLMKNLQHPRLVRLYAVVTKEPIYIITEYMEKGSLVDFLKTSEGIKLSINKLLDMAAQIAEGMAFIEAKNYIHRDLRAANILVSDTLCCKIADFGLARLIEDNEYTAREGAKFPIKWTAPEAINYGTFTIKSDVWSFGILLTEIVTYGRIPYPGMTNPEVIQNLERGYRMPQPDNCPQELYELMMQCWKERPEERPTFEYMKSVLEDFFTATEGQYQQQP encoded by the exons atgggctgctgctgcagctcggACTACGATGAGGACTGGATTGAGAACATCGACATTTGTGAGCACTGCAAATACCCCATCGAGCCCGACAGCAAGCGCCAG AGGCTGATCCGCAACGGCTCCGAGGTGCAAGACCCCTTGGTGACCTACGAGGCCACGTCTCCGCCGTGCTCCCCCCTGCAAG ACAAGCTGGTGGTGGCCCTATACAACTACGAGCCCATGCATGATGGGGACCTGGGGCTGCAGAAAGGCGAGAAGCTCCGCATCCTGGAAGA GAGTGGGGAGTGGTGGAAGGCGCAGTCGCTCACCACCGGCCAGGAGGGTTTGATCCCCTACAACTTCGTGGCCCTGGTGAACAGCCTGGAGCCCGAGCC gtgGTTCTTCAAAAACATCAGCCGCAAGGATGCGGAGCGGCAGCTCCTGGCATCGGGCAACACGCACGGCTCCTTCCTCATTCGGGAGAGCGAGACCTCCAAAG gctcCTACTCACTGTCAGTGAGGGACTTCGACCAGAACCAGGGTGAGACGGTGAAGCACTACAAGATCCGCAACATGGACAACGGGGGGTACTACATCTCCCCCCGTGTCACCTTCAGCAGCTTGCACGAGCTGGTGGAGTATTACACAC GCAGCTCCGACGGGCTGTGCACCCGCCTCGGCAAACCCTGCCAGACCCAGAAGCCGCAGAAGCCGTGGTGGCAGGACGAGTGGGAGGTGCCGCGGGAGTCGCTGAAGCTGGTGGAGAAGCTGGGAGCGGGGCAGTTTGGAGAAGTCTGGATGG GCTTCTACAACGGCCACACCAAGGTGGCCATCAAAAACCTGAAGCAGGGCAGCATGTCACCCAGTGCCTTCCTGGCGGAGGCCAACCTCATGAAGAACCTGCAGCACCCGCGGCTGGTGCGGCTCTACGCCGTGGTGACGAAGGAGCCCATCTACATCATCACGGAGTACATGGAGAAGG GCAGCCTCGTGGACTTCCTCAAGACCTCGGAAGGAATCAAGCTCAGCATCAACAAACTGCTGGACATGGCTGCGCAG ATCGCCGAAGGCATGGCCTTCATCGAGGCCAAGAACTACATCCACCGCGACCTGCGGGCTGCCAACATCCTCGTGTCGGACACCCTGTGCTGCAAAATCGCCGACTTCGGGCTGGCCCGCCTCATCGAGGACAATGAGTACACGGCTCGCGAGG GGGCTAAATTCCCCATTAAGTGGACGGCGCCGGAGGCTATTAATTACGGGACATTCACGATCAAGTCCGATGTCTGGTCATTCGGCATCTTGCTCACGGAGATCGTCACCTACGGCCGGATCCCGTATCCAG GGATGACCAACCCCGAGGTGATACAGAACCTGGAGCGCGGCTACCGCATGCCGCAGCCGGACAACTGCCCACAGGAGCTGTACGAACTGATGATGCAGTGCTGGAAGGAGAGGCCCGAGGAACGTCCCACCTTCGAGTACATGAAGAGCGTGCTGGAGGACTTCTTCACCGCCACCGAGGGCCAGTACCAGCAGCAGCCATGA
- the LCK gene encoding tyrosine-protein kinase Lck isoform X1, which yields MGCCCSSDYDEDWIENIDICEHCKYPIEPDSKRQRLIRNGSEVQDPLVTYEATSPPCSPLQGKVWPQRGVAVDTPPVSHRHPAPPFVLPDKLVVALYNYEPMHDGDLGLQKGEKLRILEESGEWWKAQSLTTGQEGLIPYNFVALVNSLEPEPWFFKNISRKDAERQLLASGNTHGSFLIRESETSKGSYSLSVRDFDQNQGETVKHYKIRNMDNGGYYISPRVTFSSLHELVEYYTRSSDGLCTRLGKPCQTQKPQKPWWQDEWEVPRESLKLVEKLGAGQFGEVWMGFYNGHTKVAIKNLKQGSMSPSAFLAEANLMKNLQHPRLVRLYAVVTKEPIYIITEYMEKGSLVDFLKTSEGIKLSINKLLDMAAQIAEGMAFIEAKNYIHRDLRAANILVSDTLCCKIADFGLARLIEDNEYTAREGAKFPIKWTAPEAINYGTFTIKSDVWSFGILLTEIVTYGRIPYPGMTNPEVIQNLERGYRMPQPDNCPQELYELMMQCWKERPEERPTFEYMKSVLEDFFTATEGQYQQQP from the exons atgggctgctgctgcagctcggACTACGATGAGGACTGGATTGAGAACATCGACATTTGTGAGCACTGCAAATACCCCATCGAGCCCGACAGCAAGCGCCAG AGGCTGATCCGCAACGGCTCCGAGGTGCAAGACCCCTTGGTGACCTACGAGGCCACGTCTCCGCCGTGCTCCCCCCTGCAAGGTAAGGTCTGGCCGCAGCGGGGGGTGGCTGTGGACACCCCTCCCGTCAGCCACCGCCACCCTGCCCCTCCGTTTGTCCTCCCAGACAAGCTGGTGGTGGCCCTATACAACTACGAGCCCATGCATGATGGGGACCTGGGGCTGCAGAAAGGCGAGAAGCTCCGCATCCTGGAAGA GAGTGGGGAGTGGTGGAAGGCGCAGTCGCTCACCACCGGCCAGGAGGGTTTGATCCCCTACAACTTCGTGGCCCTGGTGAACAGCCTGGAGCCCGAGCC gtgGTTCTTCAAAAACATCAGCCGCAAGGATGCGGAGCGGCAGCTCCTGGCATCGGGCAACACGCACGGCTCCTTCCTCATTCGGGAGAGCGAGACCTCCAAAG gctcCTACTCACTGTCAGTGAGGGACTTCGACCAGAACCAGGGTGAGACGGTGAAGCACTACAAGATCCGCAACATGGACAACGGGGGGTACTACATCTCCCCCCGTGTCACCTTCAGCAGCTTGCACGAGCTGGTGGAGTATTACACAC GCAGCTCCGACGGGCTGTGCACCCGCCTCGGCAAACCCTGCCAGACCCAGAAGCCGCAGAAGCCGTGGTGGCAGGACGAGTGGGAGGTGCCGCGGGAGTCGCTGAAGCTGGTGGAGAAGCTGGGAGCGGGGCAGTTTGGAGAAGTCTGGATGG GCTTCTACAACGGCCACACCAAGGTGGCCATCAAAAACCTGAAGCAGGGCAGCATGTCACCCAGTGCCTTCCTGGCGGAGGCCAACCTCATGAAGAACCTGCAGCACCCGCGGCTGGTGCGGCTCTACGCCGTGGTGACGAAGGAGCCCATCTACATCATCACGGAGTACATGGAGAAGG GCAGCCTCGTGGACTTCCTCAAGACCTCGGAAGGAATCAAGCTCAGCATCAACAAACTGCTGGACATGGCTGCGCAG ATCGCCGAAGGCATGGCCTTCATCGAGGCCAAGAACTACATCCACCGCGACCTGCGGGCTGCCAACATCCTCGTGTCGGACACCCTGTGCTGCAAAATCGCCGACTTCGGGCTGGCCCGCCTCATCGAGGACAATGAGTACACGGCTCGCGAGG GGGCTAAATTCCCCATTAAGTGGACGGCGCCGGAGGCTATTAATTACGGGACATTCACGATCAAGTCCGATGTCTGGTCATTCGGCATCTTGCTCACGGAGATCGTCACCTACGGCCGGATCCCGTATCCAG GGATGACCAACCCCGAGGTGATACAGAACCTGGAGCGCGGCTACCGCATGCCGCAGCCGGACAACTGCCCACAGGAGCTGTACGAACTGATGATGCAGTGCTGGAAGGAGAGGCCCGAGGAACGTCCCACCTTCGAGTACATGAAGAGCGTGCTGGAGGACTTCTTCACCGCCACCGAGGGCCAGTACCAGCAGCAGCCATGA